TGGTACAAAAATTCTTACTAGGCGCAGTTAATTTTTCTCAAGGTACTGATGATTACCTAGACAACGATGTTGACGGTAAAGGCTTAAAATCTTCACACGAACAAGACGGCACTAAGACTTACACGAAAGTTGAGCACCAGTTCGATGAAGGCTTCGGTTACTTCGGTGCAGCTCACAACTACAACGAATACACAGATCTTGAAATTCGCGCTAAAAGCGGCCGTGATGGTTGGAGCAAAGGCTACAACGATATTAACGCTGATGGCAAAATCGATTTAGCACGTGAAATCAACTTCTCAAACTCTGTTAATGCCGCAAAACGCGATGTTGGTTCAGATGGTAACACTAACGCTACTAACCTTACTAAAGAAGCATTCGATGCATTTGTTAAAGGTCGTAAGATTTTAAATGTTGCTGCTGGCCGTGAATTAACTGCCGACGAAATGTCGACGCTTCTTGAGCAACGTGACAGTGCAGTTCTAGCTTGGGAAAAAGCAATCTCTGCAACTGTTATCCACTACATCAACGATACTAAAGGTGACTTAGATAAAATTGGCACTGACGGTTACTCAGCTGACGATTTCGCAAACCTAGCTAAGCACTGGTCTGAATTAAAAGGTTTCTCACTAAACCTACAATTTAACCCGTTTAGCCCAGTAACAGACGAGCAGTTTGCGATGATGCAAGAAAAGATCGGCATGAAGCCAGTTGTTGCAGCTGACGAAATTGCTGCTTACAAAACTAAGCTAGACGAAGTTCGTACTATGTTACAAAACGCCTACCACTTCGATGCTGAAAACGTAGAAAAATGGTAATCGTTTTATAAAGATAACCAATCTTTATAATTGATAACGAAAAGGCCTGTATTAGTAATAATACAGGCCTTTTTTATACTAAAAACTTAACTAAAAACAATGATAATTCTTTTCATTTGTGCTTAAATAACGCCCGTCTTGAGTAGCTTTTTCTTTCGCTCAATCAAAAAATTGAAAACTACTTAAATCTCAAATGCATGACTCTGGGAATACTATGAATCGACGTAATAATTCAATGCGCCAACTCGCTGTAGTTGCTGCCTTAACTTCTCTAGTAGCCTGTTCTGAAAGCTCAAGCAGCAAAGCTGGCTCAGAATTTGGTGGTGGCACAACTCCAACGCCACCACCGACGCCACCAACCAATACCTTTAATCAACAAGCGCTATTGGCCAATATCGTCGATAATATTATTACCCCAACCTATCAAGCATTTGAAACTCAAGCTGTTGCGCAGCAGCAAGCGATTAGTGACTATTGTGGTTTAGAAAAAGACTTTACGACTGGCGATGACCGTCAGCCTGTTACCAATTCACTCACTGCAGCACAAGCGCAATGGCTAACGACTATTAATCAATGGCAACTTGCCGAGGTAATGCAAATTGGCCCATTGACGGTTAACTCTTCAACGTTGCGCAATAACATTTATTCATGGCCTGTTGTAAGTACTTGTGGCGTCGACCAAGATGTGATGTTTTACCGTGCAGGTAATATCAACTCAACACCTTATGAAATCACTAATCGTACAGCGACGCGTCGCGGTTTAGATGCTGTTGAATACCTTATTTACAACGAATCACTAGGGGTGAGTTGTACGACTGACAAACCTATTTTAGCCACTTGGCCTGATTTATCAGACCAAGATAAACGCATTGCCCGTTGTAACTTTGCCACCGAAGTGGCTAGCGATATTGTTAACAGCGCAAAAACACTAAATCAACAATGGAGCGCTTACGGTGCTACATTAAAAGCAGCAGGTGAAGCAGGTAATGAATTTGCCGACGTTCACGATGGTGTTAATGCAGTTAGTGACGCACTGTTTTATGTCGATAAAATGGTGAAAGATACAAAAATCGCTACACCTCTAGGTCTCTTTAGCAACGAATGTGGCGGTGTAGGCAGTGTTTGTGCTACAGAAGTTGAATCTCAGCTCAGCGCAAAATCAGTGAGCCATTTGATTCAAAACCTCAAAGCTTTCCAGCAGATCTTTACAGGTCAAGGTAGCGATAGTGCAAATACCATTGGCTTTGATGATTACCTAATCGATGTGAACGACAAAGCCACTAGTGATGCCATCATCGCTGCAACAGCTCAGGCCATTAGCGACCTAGAAGCATATCAAATAAGCCTTGGTGAGCAGTTGACTCAAGATCCTAACGTCGTTGAAAATACCCACGGCAAAGTTAAAGCGGTTTCAGATCAGCTTAAAACGGATTTCATCAATTCACTTGCCCTAAAACTTCCAGCAACATCTGCTGGCGATAACGATTAATAAGAGACAAGCATGAACAAATTATTATTAAGCACTATTATCGCCTCTATCGTTAGCGGCCAAGCTATCGCGCAAGATGATGCAGATAAAAAGAAGAAAACCGCCAGTGAAAAACACGTTGAAAATATTCGTATTCTAGGTTCGAGCGAAGGATTGAGAACCGACGCTGGTTCTGCAACCTTCATCGACGAAGCTGAGCTTGCAAAATTTGAATATGACGACATTAACCGCGTGTTAGCAAAAGTACCTGGCGTTAACATTCGTCAAGAAGACGGCTATGGCCTGCGCCCTAATATTGGTTTTCGCGGGGCGACACCTGAGCGTAGTAAGAAAATCGCTTTAATGGAAGATGGTATTTTAATTGCGCCAGCGCCATACTCAGCCTCTGCAGCCTATTACTTCCCGCAAGTTAGCCGCATGACAGGTGTTGAAGTATTTAAGGGCCCAGCGTCTATTAAATATGGCCCTAATACCGTAGCAGGTGCGCTTAACTTAACCACGCGTGCAATTCCTACAGCTAGTGAAGGTGCATTAGATGTTGCCTTTGGCAGTGACGGTTACACCAAAGCCCACGTTCATTATGGTAATACCAACGGCGACTTTGGTTACCTCATCGAAGCACTAAATATCAGTGCAGATGGTTTCAAAGAGTTAGACAACGATGGTGAAACAGGCTTTGATAAAAACTCATTCATGGCTAAGTTTAATTACGATTTATCAAGCGATGAGTACAATCAAATTATCGAATTAAAACTCGGTTACGATGATGAAACATCACATGAGACTTATGTTGGTCTTACTGATGAAGACTTTGCAAAAACGCCATTTCGCCGTTATGCAGGATCGCAAAACGATTTAATGGATTGGGAACACAGCAATGCGTTGTTTACCCACTTCATCGACAACGAGGAGTTTTCACTTACCACCCGTGCCTATTACAACAAGTTTGAGCGCTCATGGAACAAACTCAATGGCTTTAACTTTAACAATCGTTTAGAAGATATTATTGCCGATCCAACCAATACTATTTACGCCGATTTCGTTGAAGTTCTTAAAGGCGAACGTGACAGTGAAGGCAGTCGTGAAAACCTAGTATTGGGCGATAACGCGCGTGAGTACTACTCATGGGGTTTACAATCAGACCTAACCAAAACCATTAAATTGGCTGGTATTGAGCATGAGCTAGAAGTGGGTATTCGTTATCACGTCGATGAAATCGAGCGTAAACACACCGAAGACATTTTCATGATGCGCGGTGGTAAATTAGTTGCCGATGACGAGCCATTTAAGCAAACGACTTTTAACACCGAAAAATCAAAAGCCTTATCTGTTTATATCCAAGATACCATCACCTTAGATAATCTAACGCTAACGGCTGGTGTACGTGGTGAATCAATTGACGCCACTTACCAAAATACCTTTAACGCCAATGACTGGCTAACCAAGAAGAGTCGAATTTGGCTACCAGGTGTCAGTGCCTTCTACCAATTTAGTCAAGAGCTTGGCTTTCTTGCCGGTGTAAACCAAGGTTATGTGCCAACGAGCCCACAACAAGATCCACAAACCAAGCCTGAAGAAAGCGTTAACTACGAGTTAGGTCTGCGCTACAACGACAGCATCACTAACGCTGAGTTTGTTGCCTTCTTTAACGACTACAGCAACCTTAAAGAAAGTTGTACCTTCTCAGCATCGGCTAACTGTACCGTTGTTGATACTGAGTACAACGCTGGTGAAGTTGATATTTATGGTTTAGAAGCCAACATCAATCACACCATTACCTTAACAGAAAGCTTAGATATGCCACTAAGCGCAGTGTATACCTATAGTAAATCAGAATTCAAAGAAAGCTTTGTTTCTGATTTCCCATTGTGGGGTAACGTAACAGCTGGTGATGAAGTGCCTTATTTACCAGAGCATCAATTAACAGTTACTGTAGAGCTCACCAATAACAATTGGCAAGCTGCGTTACTGGCTAAATACATCGGTGAAATGCGTGAAGCCGCAGGTACAGGTGTTAACTTTGCAGGTGTAAATACTGAGGCGTTAACTGTTGTCGATTTCTCTGGCAGCTATGACATTAACGGCGGCGAGCACGGCAGTGTTTACCTGAAAGTTGATAACATCTTCGACAAAGTCGAATCTATCAGTCACCGTCCATACGGCGCGCGTCCTAGCAAGCCACACCAAGCGGTAATCGGCTATAAATTCGCATTTTAAGCGGTATAATAGGCTCTGAAATTATCAGAGCCTTTTTTCTTTATGTTAGATGCCATAGCCACTCCTTTACTTGCAACCTTCGAACTGATTGCCGGCTATTTTACTGATGCTAACCAACGTATCTATTGGTTATACAGCGCAGTAGCAATAGCAATGGCTATAGCCGTATTTCTATTTAAGAGACTCCCTCTCACAGCGCTTATTTCTCGCGACATTTGGTGGCATCCTTCTGCTCGTCAAGATTATGTCATTTTCTTTTTTAATCGACTGCTCAAGATGCTGGGAGCAATTCCAGTGCTATTAGTCATGGCGCCTATGGCCATCGCACTGTCAGGTTGGTTAGAAACGACCTTTGGCCACCGAGAGTTTATTGTCTTAGCCAATTGGCAAATCATCGCCCTATTTACTGCATTACTGTTTTTAGTAGACGATTTCACACGATTTTTACTTCATTACTTGCTGCACAAAGTGCCGTTATTATGGGAGTTTCACAAGGTTCACCACAGCGCTAAGGTACTAACGCCAATAACTATCTACCGCTCCCATCCCGTCGAGAGTTTTCTCTATGGCATGCGAATGATCTTAAGCCAAGCGATTGCCGTTGGTGTTTGTTACTATTTTTTCGGTCCAACGCTGTCCATGTTCGATATTCTTGGCGCTAATGTTTTTGTGTTCGCATTTAATGTCATGGGCTCAAACCTGCGGCACTCTCACGTTTGGCTCAGCTGGGGCAATGTGTTAGAACACATCTTTATTAGTCCGGCGCAGCACCAAATTCATCACAGTGATAAGCGCATTCACATCGACTGTAATTTCGGCTCAGCATTAGCAATATGGGACAAGGCTTTTAGATGTTTAGTGTTAGCCAGCACAGTGAAACACCCAAAAGACATTACCTTTGGCCTAGGTAAAAGCTTTGTCGAGCATGACTCGTTGCCAGCAATTTATTACATGCCGCTAGTTAACGCTTTTAAAAAGCTAAATCCACTCACTTATAAAAGAAAAAAGACACTTCCTGAACAACGTTAGTAATAACACCAAGGTATATATTGACTAATAAATGTACACCAAGGTAAGCTGAATCAGAATAACGGCTGATATTCTTTTTCACAGTAATAAGAAACTATAGAGTATCTGTGTAAATGGATTGCATTATGTTGCCATGGAGTGCTTATGAAACTTACCCTAAAAAGAAAACTCATTCTTTCCTTCTCTTGTATTGTTGTCGTCATATTAGGCACTGCGCTATACAGTTTGTATGCAGTACAAAAAGTCACAGACGCTAGGCACCGCATTACCGACTATCGCATTGAAACAGTCAATGCCGAAAAAGAAATAAAAAATGGTATTAATCAATCACTAGCTGCTTTGCGGGGTTATATGATCTTGGGCAGTGATCCCGCCAAAGCCAAAGCAATGAAGGAAAGTCGTCAACAAGCATGGCAAAACATCAACAATGGCATGGTTATTCTAAAAGCAGATGCCGACCATCTATCTTTAGAAGATCAAGAACAACTCAAACAACTGGAAGTCATACTTGCAGAGTTTAAGCAGGCACAACAAAGCGTAGAGGATATAGCTCAATCGCCAGCTAACATTCCTGCATATCAGCTATTACTCGACAAAGCAGTGCCAACGGGAAATCTCCTACTGCAAGCAATTACCAATATCATCAATATCGAAGCTACCTTACCTGCTACGTCAGAGCGCAAAGCGCTACTAAAGCTTTTTGCAGACTCACGCGGCTCACTCGCCACAGGGCTCGCCAGTATTCGCGCCTATCTATTGTCAGGTGACGAATCCTTTAAACATCAATTTGATCAAAAGTGGATTATAAACAGCCAGCGATTCAATCAAATTAATGGCAAATTCAAAAATATTTTGACCCCAGAACAAGCAACTCACTGGCAAGCCTATAGCGAGGCGAGAGATGTTTTTGAATTCCTGCCATCACAGATGTTTGACCTGAGAAGTAGCGTTGAATGGAATCAAGCCAACTTTTTACTAGGTACCGAAGCCGCCCCAAGAGCACAACGCGCACTGACTATTCTAAAAAATATTGAAGCTCATGAATCAGCATCTCTTTCCGCCGATATTGCCGAACTCAACGAAATATCAGATGGGCAAAACGGCATCATCATCATTGGCAGTATTTTATCGATTGCAATGTGTCTTGGTGTTGCACTCAGCATGAATAAAGACTTTTTAATGCGTGTGATGCCTATTCTTGAGAAAGCCAAAGCTATAACTAATAACAACCTTGCCGCGCCGCCACTTGAAATCAGCGGTAACGATGAACTGACCGAGCTAACTCAAGCGGTGAATGCAATGAATGAATCGCTTACCAGTACCATTCAATTGACCGCCACCACAATGCAAGACACCTCTGAGCAAGCGGATAGTATTTACAACGCCAACGCGAATATGTCTTCTAATATCACGGCACAAACAGATCAAATGAGCTTAATAGCGTCAGCGGTAGAAGAATTATCGGCATCCGCTAATGAAGTTTCCACCACCAGCAGTGAAGCAGCGGACACCGCTAAAACATCTTATGATACAGCTGTGAATGGCGGAAAGATCGTTGAACAATCGCTCGCGCAAATGAATCAAATTAGCGCCGCCTTTGACGATAGCGCTAATTCCATTTCATCTTTGAGCCAACAAAGCCAGCAAATTGGTGAAATACTTAGCGTGATACACGGCATTGCCGAGCAAACAAACCTGCTAGCATTGAATGCTGCGATCGAAGCGGCTCGCGCTGGTGAACAAGGCCGCGGCTTTGCCGTCGTCGCCGATGAAGTACGACAGCTCGCTAGTCGCACGACGCAAGCAACTTCAGATGTTGAAGACGCCATCGAAAAAATCAGACACCATACTCAACTTGCTGTTTCTAGTATGGATGTCGGGCGCGAACGCGTTAGCAAAGGTATTGAAGAATCGAATAGTGTCGCGGATATCTTGACTCAAATTATCGAGCAAGCAAGTGATGTATCTCATCGTATTGAAAGTATCGCTGCTACCGCTAAGCAACAGTCAACGGTAACTCACGAGATAGCCAGCAACTCTGATGAGGCCTCTCGTATGTCACAACAAGTTAGTCAAAGTATAAGCGAAGTGGTAAGCCTATCAGAGACAGTGTCAAAAGCAACGCAACAAAATGCGCTGCAATTGACGGAGATGGTTAGAGGATAAGACTTTAATTACCGCGTGAAGACTAAGTTATCAATCAGCCGTGCAAAACCTAGTTGTGCGGCGGCTAAGATGACCAACTCTTTATCATCATCGCTCGGATCAGACAAGTTATCGGCGCGCTGAACATGGAAGTAATCAGTACTAAATAATGACTCATTTAGCGTTGATGTCGCTTTAGCAACCGCATCACTAATCGCCATACCGCCTATAATGTCTTGTGCTAGCTGCTGCATTGTTTGATAAAGCAATGGCGCGACTTCTAACTCTTGTGGCGTTAAATAGCCGTTACGAGAGCTCTTAGCCAGGCCTTGTTCGGTGCGTACCGTATCACAACCAATGATCTTAATATCTAGCGATAAGTCTTCTACCATCAGGCGAATCACTTGCAGCTGCTGATAATCTTTACTTCCAAAACAAGCAACATCAGGCGTTACTAAATTAAAGAGTTTGTTAACGATAGTGGCAACACCGCGAAAATGCCCTGGACGCGACGCGCCGCAAAACACATCACTAATTCCCGGCACTTCAACAAAGGTCTGCGCGTCTAAGCCTTTTGGATACATAATCTCGGGCGTTGGCGTAAACAGCATGTCCACGCCCTCAGCAATCAACTGCTCGCTATCTTCTTCCAAGGTACGCGGGTAATTAGATAAATCATCAGGGTTATTAAATTGCATCGGGTTAACGAAAATGCTCACCACCACTTTAGAGGCGTGTTTTTTCGCTTCGGTAACCAAACTAATATGCCCAGAATGCAGATTGCCCATGGTAGGAACAAAGGCAATAGTCTCCCCTGCTTGTTTCCACGCTTTAATTTGTGTTCGCAATTCTGCTTTTGATGATACGACTATCATTTTTGTCTCTAACTTACTTAAATTTTATAGGTAACATGAGGATGGTAATTAGTCGACGTCTCATGAATCAGTGACGTTTTTTGGTGTGCTATTTAGCCCAGAGAAAATAAAGACTACTGCGTAAGCACACCAGTCACTTTTCTTTGCGTCGCCAAAGAAAAGTAACCAAAAGAAAGGCGACCCGCAATTTTATCGCAGATCTTAAATAATGAATTGGCTTTTCAATACCGTATTTGATCCGCATCTCGGCAACTGCTCCTGCGTTACTCTACTTCCTGCATCCATGCAGTCACCTGCGGCAAATACTCAAAAATCGTCCCTGATTTTTGCATTGGCCAATTAATGATTTAAGGCGATAAAAGGCGGGAACGTCCTCTCTTCAACTACTGTGCTTGCCTAATCAAAGCTGTGCTCTGGCGCTGGAAAACTCCCATTGCCAACTTCTTCCACATAAGCTGCGATGGCTTTGTGAATATCTCCAGTCTGCACCATGTAGTTTTTAGAAAACTTCGGAATATATCCCGAAGAAATTCCTAATAAATCGTGCATCACTAAGATTTGACCATCACATTCAACACCAGCGCCGATACCAATCACTGGAATTATTAAGGCTTCACTTAAACGCTTAGACAATGCTGTTGGAATACACTCAACTACTAATAATTGTGCGCCAGCCGCTTGTACTGCCAGGGCTTCTTCAACAATTAAATCAGCTTGTGCATCTTCACGGCCTTGGACTTTATAGCCGCCAAAGACGTTTACCGACTGTGGTGTTAAGCCAAGGTGAGCACATACTGGGATACCGCGCTCTGTCAGGCCAGCAATAGTTTCTAATAACCATTTACCACCTTCGAGCTTCACCATGTTAGCGCCAGCTTTCATGATTTTAGCGGCATTATCCCACGCTTGCTCTTTGGTGGAGTAACTCATAAATGGCATATCGCCAATAATCAATGAGCCTTTATTGCCCGCATTAACACAGCGGGTGTGATAACAAATATCATCAACGGTAACCGGAATGGTAGAGTCACTGCCTTGCAGTACCATGCCTAGTGAATCGCCAACTAAGATAACATCAACGCCGTTTTCGCTAATTACGCCAGCAAAGCTAGCATCGTAAGCGGTTAGCGCAGAAATCTTAATACCGTCACTTTTCATCTTCGCCAACTTGGCGCCTGTGGTATTCTTTTTCATCCTATCCTCTTTACGCTAAGCGTTTTTCAACTATCTCAAGTCCGTTACGCGGACATTCTGTGGTTAACTGCTCAAGAGCAGTTCCGTCTGGTAATACTAACTTCGGCGCGATTTCCAACAGTGGATACAGCACAAACTCGCGCTCACGCATGCCATAATGTGGCACAGTTAAACGCGGTTGTTCAATAGTCAAATCGCTTATAAGCAATATATCGAGATCTAATGTGCGTGGTCCCCAACGCTCCGCTTTGCGAACGCGGCCTTGGGTTTGTTCGATGTGCTGTAATGCATCCAGCAGCGCTAAAGGCTCAAGGCTCGTTTCAAGCATGGCTACTGCATTGACATAATCAGGTTGGTCACTCGGTCCCATCGGCTTAGAGGCATACAATGAAGACACGCTCACTAAACGAGAATCAGAGATATCTTTAAGCGCAGTAACCGCTTGTTTCGCTTGCGCAATGGGATCGCCTAAGTTACTACCTATTCCGATATAACAAGTATTCATTACTCAGGCTTTTTGTGCGATTTCTTTGGGCTGCGACGACGGCGTTTTGGGCCGTTTAACTTGCGCACCATATCGCGCTGTACCGCTTCGGTAGCGTGTTGGAACGTCGTCCACCACTGCGCCAGCTCAGCCGTTTTACCGCCTTCAATTTCGCCGCGAACTAATAATAAGTCATAACCAGCGCGGAATTTAGGGTGAGTTAACAGCTTAAAGGCACGTGCACCAGTGCGGCGTGGTAAGCGCAGCTGCAAGCTCCACATATCACGGGCCATCGCTGAGAAGCGTTTAGGAATAGAGACACTCTTACAGTGCAAATCACACACTTCGTTCATGGCCACCATCATGGCATCGTAATAATCAAGGCCAGACTCTGTCATCACGGTTTGCGCGGCACGCTCGATTGGATACCACAAGAACGCCGCAATAATAAAGGCAGGCGTCACGCGCTGGTCGTTAGCAATACGTTTATCGGTATTACTACATACTAACTGCATTAATTGATCTTCTTTGCCGCCTTCATTGCCTTCTAGTAATTCCGCCGCTAATGGGAATAACGACTCAAATAGCTGATATTCGTTAAGCATCTTGTAGTTAGCAAGGGCTTTACCCGATAAAAACAGCTTTTGATATTCTTCAAACAAACGCGCCGCGGGAATTGAGCGCATCAATCCAGACATCTCTTTAATTGGCGCACGTGTTTCTTCGCTAATAGTCATGTTGAGCTTGGTAGCAAAGCGCACTGCACGTAGCATACGTACAGGATCTTCTTGATAGCGCACACGAGGGTCGCCAATCATGCGCAGCGTTGCAGTTTCTAAATCTTGCAAACCTCCGCCATAGGCTCGAATCGAGAAGTCAGAAATATCGTAATACAGCGCATTGACAGTAAAGTCACGGCGCTCAGCATCTTCATCGATAGTGCCGTAAACGTTATCGCGCACTAACATGCCCTTATCGTTTTGCTTGGCTTTAGTATCTTGCTCGGTATTTTCGTGATGACCACGCAGGGTCGCCACTTCAATAATTTCACGGCCAAATAAGATATGTGCGAGACGGAAACGACGGCCGATAAGACGACAGTTTTTAAATAACTCTTTAACCTGCTCAGGGGTCGCATTAGTAGCAATATCAAAATCTTTTGGGTGGTGACCAAGCAGTAAATCGCGCACACCGCCACCTACCAAATACGCTTGGTAACCGTGCTTGTGTAAACGATTAAGGACTTTAATGGCATTGACGCTCATGTGTGAGCGCGACACGTTGTGATCATCACGTGTGATAATCTCAAGTGCTAAGCCTTGGCCTGTTACATCAGTTGTTGGCTGATGTGGTTGTGAGCCCATCACTTTACGGCACAACCCAATCACCTTAGAAAAAATATCTCACCCCAAATTTATGCGAAAAAAATTGGGAGCATCATACCCTACCCACTGGCTAATGATAAGCCCTGATCGATGGATAATTTTCCGACTTCATCACCGAATTAAAAATCCCTCAAGCAATTGTTTAATTCATTAGAAAATCCCAGTGCTGCTGCGACTGTAAAATATCTAAAAACTTACGAATTTTCGGTAAGTGAATCATATCTCGATGAACTAGCGTCCACACTGCAACTTGCCACGATTCTCCTGTCTCAATCACCTGCATTTCAGGATTTAACTCAACACTATCTCTTGCCAAAAAGCCAATGCCACCACCTTGCAGAATGACATCATTTAACACCTGATAATTAGAGCCTTTAATAGCGATATTTTGCGCAGGAATATGTTCATGGAACCACTTATCCCAAGGAAGGTGCTCAACGCGCTCATGCAAGGCAACAAAACGGTGTTCTAGTAAATTATCTTTTGTCGGCAGTCCATATTGCTCGATATACGATTGATGGACACACATCACCACATCGACATTCAACAAGGGAATGACTATGTTATCTAAAGTCGTTGGCTTGGGGCCAGCGCGAATAGCCAAATCGGCCTCGCCATATTCCAGATTGAAATTACGTAAGTCGCCAATAATATCTACGCACATCAAAGGATAGTTATGCTGATACTCCCTAATAGCAGGCATTAATAAGCGCGTCATCTCACTAACACAAGTAATGCTAATAGTGCCGCTGAGTTTTTGCTCTTGATGGGCTAAACGCGCTTGCAACTGAGAAAACTGATCGTCCGTCACTTCACCGATACGCATTAGCTCTATACCAGCTTCGGTGGCGATATAGCCGCGATCGTTACGCTGAAATAGTTTGGCCTTGAGATGCTCTTCTAACACATCGATATGACGCATCACTGTTGAACGATGTACCCCAAGCGCCTGAGCCGTTGCACTTAAGGTACCTAACTTTGCCAGCTTGTACGCCGTACGCAGCTCTGTCCATTTATCCATCGTCTTGTTGCCTTTACTCAATCGCTAACACCAATTGCAAACATCTACGTGTGCATATACGCACACCAC
This DNA window, taken from Psychrobium sp. MM17-31, encodes the following:
- a CDS encoding LysR family transcriptional regulator encodes the protein MDKWTELRTAYKLAKLGTLSATAQALGVHRSTVMRHIDVLEEHLKAKLFQRNDRGYIATEAGIELMRIGEVTDDQFSQLQARLAHQEQKLSGTISITCVSEMTRLLMPAIREYQHNYPLMCVDIIGDLRNFNLEYGEADLAIRAGPKPTTLDNIVIPLLNVDVVMCVHQSYIEQYGLPTKDNLLEHRFVALHERVEHLPWDKWFHEHIPAQNIAIKGSNYQVLNDVILQGGGIGFLARDSVELNPEMQVIETGESWQVAVWTLVHRDMIHLPKIRKFLDILQSQQHWDFLMN
- the pcnB gene encoding polynucleotide adenylyltransferase PcnB, with product MGSQPHQPTTDVTGQGLALEIITRDDHNVSRSHMSVNAIKVLNRLHKHGYQAYLVGGGVRDLLLGHHPKDFDIATNATPEQVKELFKNCRLIGRRFRLAHILFGREIIEVATLRGHHENTEQDTKAKQNDKGMLVRDNVYGTIDEDAERRDFTVNALYYDISDFSIRAYGGGLQDLETATLRMIGDPRVRYQEDPVRMLRAVRFATKLNMTISEETRAPIKEMSGLMRSIPAARLFEEYQKLFLSGKALANYKMLNEYQLFESLFPLAAELLEGNEGGKEDQLMQLVCSNTDKRIANDQRVTPAFIIAAFLWYPIERAAQTVMTESGLDYYDAMMVAMNEVCDLHCKSVSIPKRFSAMARDMWSLQLRLPRRTGARAFKLLTHPKFRAGYDLLLVRGEIEGGKTAELAQWWTTFQHATEAVQRDMVRKLNGPKRRRRSPKKSHKKPE